The following proteins come from a genomic window of Streptomyces sp. GS7:
- a CDS encoding bifunctional DNA primase/polymerase, translated as MAAERGYAVIPLTRTKLPAIRSPHRDGHDRPGTPPCRGACGRLGHGVHDASIDPLTVRRMFAAAPWATGYGIACGRPPHHLIGVDLDTKNGADGLTALHFVAEAHAFPLPPTVTVLTPSGGRHLWFTGPPVPPVGNSAGRLAPGIDIRGTGGYLVGPGSLTTRGRYVLAPGTPRRPAPVPRALLALLTPPPGATRRTPPRSGPYADPGSGPQQAAALVRFVRASPRGQRNARLFWAACRAWESGLGPELAERLLAAARHTGLPDDEARATLASAARH; from the coding sequence ATGGCCGCCGAGCGCGGCTACGCCGTCATCCCCCTGACCCGCACCAAGCTCCCCGCCATCCGGTCCCCGCACCGCGACGGCCACGACCGGCCCGGCACCCCGCCCTGCCGCGGCGCCTGCGGCCGGCTCGGGCACGGCGTGCACGACGCGAGCATTGATCCGCTCACCGTCCGCCGCATGTTCGCCGCCGCCCCCTGGGCGACCGGCTACGGCATCGCCTGCGGCCGGCCCCCGCACCACCTCATCGGCGTCGACCTCGACACCAAGAACGGCGCCGACGGCCTCACCGCCCTCCATTTCGTCGCCGAGGCGCACGCCTTCCCGCTCCCGCCGACCGTCACCGTCCTCACCCCGAGCGGCGGCCGGCACCTCTGGTTCACCGGCCCGCCGGTGCCGCCCGTCGGCAACTCCGCCGGGCGGCTCGCCCCCGGCATCGACATCCGCGGCACCGGCGGCTACCTGGTCGGGCCCGGCTCGCTGACCACCCGCGGGCGGTATGTGCTCGCGCCGGGGACACCGCGCCGCCCCGCCCCCGTACCGCGGGCGCTGCTCGCCCTGCTCACGCCCCCGCCCGGCGCCACCCGCCGCACACCCCCGCGCTCCGGCCCGTACGCGGACCCCGGCTCCGGCCCGCAGCAGGCCGCCGCCCTCGTACGCTTCGTCCGCGCCTCCCCCCGGGGGCAGCGCAACGCCCGCCTCTTCTGGGCCGCCTGCCGCGCCTGGGAGTCCGGACTCGGCCCCGAACTCGCCGAACGGCTGCTCGCGGCGGCCCGTCACACCGGACTGCCGGACGACGAGGCCCGCGCAACCCTCGCGTCGGCGGCACGGCACTAG
- a CDS encoding methyltransferase domain-containing protein: MARSFEELVAEADAVSVAGWDFSWLAGRATEQRPSWGYQRQLGERLARASAALDIQTGGGEVLAGAGAFPRVMAATESWPPNIARATALLHPLGAVVVADEDEPPLPFGDAAFDLVASRHPVTVWWDEIARVLRPGGTYFSQQVGPASVFELVEYFLGPQPEEVRRARHPDSARRDARAAGLDVVDVRAESLRTEFFDIGAVVYFLRKVVWMVPGFAVDHYRDRLRELDALIRREGAFVAHTTRFLIEARKPAA; encoded by the coding sequence ATGGCGCGATCGTTCGAGGAATTGGTGGCGGAGGCCGACGCGGTCTCGGTGGCGGGCTGGGACTTTTCCTGGCTGGCCGGGCGGGCCACGGAGCAGCGGCCTTCGTGGGGTTATCAGCGGCAGCTCGGGGAGCGGCTGGCGCGGGCGTCCGCCGCGCTCGACATCCAGACCGGGGGCGGGGAGGTGCTCGCCGGGGCGGGCGCGTTCCCGCGGGTGATGGCGGCCACGGAGTCCTGGCCGCCGAATATCGCCAGGGCGACGGCCTTGCTGCATCCGCTGGGCGCGGTGGTGGTGGCCGATGAGGACGAGCCGCCGCTGCCGTTCGGGGACGCGGCGTTCGATCTGGTGGCCAGCCGCCATCCGGTGACCGTGTGGTGGGACGAGATCGCCCGAGTGCTGCGGCCGGGCGGTACGTACTTCTCCCAACAGGTCGGCCCGGCCAGCGTGTTCGAGCTGGTGGAGTACTTCCTGGGGCCGCAGCCGGAAGAGGTGCGCCGGGCCCGTCACCCCGACAGTGCGCGACGGGATGCACGGGCGGCGGGGCTGGACGTGGTCGATGTGCGGGCGGAGTCGCTGCGGACCGAGTTCTTCGACATCGGGGCGGTCGTGTATTTCCTGCGGAAGGTGGTGTGGATGGTGCCGGGCTTCGCGGTCGACCACTACCGCGACCGGCTGCGGGAGTTGGACGCCCTGATCCGGCGCGAGGGCGCCTTCGTGGCGCATACGACGCGGTTTCTGATCGAGGCGCGGAAGCCGGCGGCGTAG
- a CDS encoding GNAT family N-acetyltransferase, which translates to MGTRRSGIRGGARGGAVVIRRAEERDAGRLTRMVRTSGAYEGPYAAMVDGYRVGPDYISAHRVFVAAGGERGDGEVLGFYALMVDPVGPAELDLLFVADRAQGLGIGRLLIEHLRGEARRAGAGRVRIVSHPPAEGFYRSVGARRIGTVPAYPPAVAWDRPELSLPVEPEFSGEPEFRGEPEPSVESA; encoded by the coding sequence ATGGGTACGCGGAGGTCCGGGATACGGGGCGGGGCCCGGGGCGGCGCCGTCGTCATACGGCGGGCCGAGGAGCGGGACGCCGGGCGGCTGACGCGGATGGTGCGTACGTCGGGGGCGTACGAGGGGCCTTATGCGGCAATGGTGGACGGGTATCGGGTGGGGCCCGACTACATCTCCGCGCACCGGGTCTTCGTGGCTGCCGGGGGCGAGCGCGGCGACGGCGAGGTGCTCGGTTTCTATGCGCTGATGGTGGATCCGGTCGGGCCCGCGGAGCTGGATCTGCTGTTCGTGGCGGACCGGGCGCAGGGGCTGGGAATCGGCCGGCTGCTGATCGAGCATCTGCGGGGCGAGGCGCGGCGGGCCGGTGCCGGCCGGGTGCGGATCGTTTCGCATCCGCCGGCCGAGGGCTTCTACCGGAGTGTGGGGGCGCGGCGTATCGGGACGGTGCCGGCGTATCCGCCGGCGGTGGCCTGGGACCGGCCGGAGCTTTCACTCCCGGTGGAACCGGAGTTCTCGGGGGAGCCGGAGTTCCGAGGGGAGCCGGAGCCTTCGGTGGAGTCGGCCTGA